A genomic segment from Fodinicola acaciae encodes:
- a CDS encoding STAS domain-containing protein, which produces MTDPAYPPGAGLSVDVSESAGVTVVTVAGELDMATEPEFSRQVEARIDAAPRAVVLDLSGLGFVGSAGLKALVEQQQHAELRQVSLRLVLGGSPIERLLELTGLEATFAVYGTLDEARGAS; this is translated from the coding sequence ATGACGGACCCGGCGTACCCACCTGGCGCGGGCCTCAGTGTCGATGTCTCCGAGAGCGCCGGCGTCACCGTGGTCACGGTCGCCGGTGAGCTGGACATGGCCACCGAGCCGGAGTTCTCTCGGCAGGTCGAGGCACGCATCGACGCCGCTCCGCGGGCCGTGGTCCTGGATCTGAGCGGGCTCGGTTTCGTCGGCTCCGCCGGCCTGAAGGCACTGGTCGAGCAGCAGCAGCACGCGGAGCTGCGGCAGGTCAGCCTGCGGCTGGTGCTCGGCGGCTCGCCGATCGAGCGGCTGCTGGAGCTGACCGGCCTGGAGGCCACCTTCGCCGTGTACGGCACGCTCGACGAGGCGCGCGGGGCGAGCTGA
- a CDS encoding glycoside hydrolase family 65 protein, translating to MIPHPAYDVDPWRLVESALEPDMLPQSESVFALSNGHIGWRGNLDEGEPHGLPGTYLNGVHEIRPLPHAEAGYGYPESGQTILNVSNGKLIRLLVDDEPFDIRYGVVHAHRRELDFRTGLLDRQVEWESPAGQVVRVRSQRLVSFTHRAIAAIRYEVEAVGEPARIVLQSELVANEQLPVGNGDPRASAMLHDALVSEDHGSRPNGAYLVHHTRRSEIRVGAGMVHTIDGPEKREITSDSAADLGRTTVAVVLQPGEKLTLVKYVAYGWSGRRSLPAVRDQVAAALVAAHRAGWDGLRTEQREFLDQFWTNADIQLDGDPELQQGLRFGLFHVLQASARSEGRAVPAKGLTGPGYDGHTFWDAETFVLPVLTLTYPEATKHALRWRHSTLPSALDRARQLGFAGAAFPWRTIDGAECSGYWPAGTAALHVNADIADAVVNYCRVTDDQDFAGGLGMDIVTQTARLWMSVGHRGRDGEFRIDGITGPDEYSAIADNNVYTNLMAQQNLRAAAQLAKRFPGRAKELDISAAEAAGWAAAADAMYVPYDEKIGVHPQSDGFTRHQFWDFANTGPEHYPLLLHFPYLDLYRKQVVKQADLVLAMQQYPEAFTAAQKARNFAYYEAITVRDSSLSAGTQAAIAAEVGHLELAYDYLAEATLMDLRDLEHNTSDGLHIAALASGWNAMVAGFGGLRVGDECVSFAPRLPPALTGFAFRVCVRGTPLRVEVRADSVRYTALDGQPTCVRHHGETITLEPDTPVTMPIPPLPEVAPVHQPPGREPSRRRPIR from the coding sequence GTGATCCCGCATCCGGCCTACGACGTCGACCCGTGGCGCCTGGTGGAGAGCGCGCTGGAGCCCGACATGCTGCCGCAGAGCGAGTCGGTTTTCGCGCTGTCCAACGGACACATCGGCTGGCGCGGCAACCTCGACGAGGGTGAGCCGCACGGCCTGCCGGGGACCTATCTCAACGGCGTCCACGAGATCCGCCCGCTGCCGCACGCCGAGGCCGGCTATGGCTATCCGGAGTCCGGCCAGACGATCCTCAACGTCAGCAACGGCAAGCTGATCCGGCTGCTGGTCGACGACGAGCCGTTCGACATCCGCTACGGCGTCGTGCACGCACACCGCCGTGAGCTCGACTTCCGCACCGGCCTGCTGGACCGGCAGGTGGAGTGGGAGTCGCCGGCCGGTCAGGTCGTACGCGTGCGCTCGCAGCGATTGGTGTCCTTCACGCACCGCGCGATCGCGGCGATCCGCTATGAGGTGGAGGCGGTCGGCGAGCCGGCACGGATCGTGCTGCAGTCGGAGCTGGTCGCCAACGAGCAGCTGCCGGTCGGCAACGGCGACCCGCGCGCGTCGGCCATGCTGCATGACGCGTTGGTGAGCGAGGACCACGGCAGCCGGCCCAACGGCGCCTACCTCGTGCATCACACGCGGCGCAGCGAGATCCGGGTCGGAGCCGGGATGGTGCACACCATCGACGGACCGGAAAAGCGGGAGATCACGTCCGACTCGGCCGCCGACCTTGGCCGGACGACGGTCGCCGTTGTCCTGCAACCAGGCGAGAAACTCACGCTGGTGAAATACGTCGCGTACGGCTGGTCCGGCCGCCGCTCGCTGCCGGCGGTGCGCGACCAGGTCGCGGCCGCGCTGGTCGCCGCGCACCGCGCCGGCTGGGACGGACTTCGCACCGAACAGCGCGAGTTCCTCGACCAGTTCTGGACCAACGCCGACATCCAGCTGGACGGGGATCCGGAGCTGCAGCAGGGCCTGCGGTTCGGACTTTTCCACGTGCTGCAGGCATCCGCGCGCAGCGAGGGCCGGGCCGTACCAGCCAAGGGGCTGACCGGGCCGGGTTACGACGGGCACACGTTCTGGGACGCCGAGACGTTCGTGCTTCCGGTGCTGACGCTGACGTATCCGGAGGCGACGAAACACGCGTTGCGTTGGCGGCACAGCACGTTGCCGTCCGCCTTGGACAGGGCCAGACAACTCGGCTTCGCCGGCGCGGCGTTTCCGTGGCGGACCATCGACGGCGCGGAATGCTCCGGATACTGGCCGGCTGGTACGGCCGCGTTGCACGTCAACGCGGACATCGCCGACGCCGTGGTCAACTACTGCCGAGTGACCGACGACCAGGATTTCGCCGGCGGTCTGGGCATGGACATCGTCACGCAGACCGCGCGACTGTGGATGTCGGTCGGACATCGGGGCCGCGACGGCGAATTCCGGATCGACGGCATCACCGGTCCCGACGAATACTCCGCGATCGCCGACAACAACGTCTACACCAACCTGATGGCGCAACAAAACCTGCGCGCGGCCGCGCAGCTGGCGAAGAGATTTCCGGGCCGCGCAAAGGAACTCGACATCAGCGCGGCCGAGGCCGCCGGCTGGGCCGCGGCGGCGGACGCGATGTATGTGCCGTACGACGAGAAAATCGGCGTCCACCCGCAGTCGGACGGCTTCACCCGGCACCAGTTCTGGGACTTCGCGAACACCGGTCCGGAACACTATCCACTGCTGCTGCATTTCCCGTATCTGGATCTCTATCGCAAGCAGGTGGTCAAGCAGGCCGACCTGGTGCTCGCGATGCAGCAATATCCGGAGGCTTTCACGGCCGCGCAGAAGGCACGGAATTTCGCCTACTACGAAGCGATAACCGTACGCGACTCGTCGCTGTCGGCCGGCACGCAGGCGGCGATCGCCGCGGAAGTCGGCCATCTGGAGCTGGCCTACGACTATCTCGCCGAGGCCACGCTGATGGACCTGCGCGACCTCGAACACAACACCTCCGACGGCCTGCACATCGCCGCGCTGGCGAGCGGCTGGAACGCGATGGTGGCCGGCTTCGGCGGGCTGCGGGTCGGTGACGAATGTGTGTCGTTCGCGCCGCGGCTGCCGCCAGCGCTGACCGGTTTCGCCTTCCGTGTGTGCGTACGCGGCACGCCGCTGCGCGTCGAGGTGCGCGCCGATTCGGTGCGCTACACGGCTTTGGACGGCCAGCCGACGTGCGTACGGCATCACGGCGAGACGATCACGCTGGAGCCGGACACGCCGGTCACCATGCCGATCCCGCCGCTGCCGGAGGTGGCACCGGTCCACCAGCCGCCAGGTCGCGAACCCAGCCGCCGCCGGCCGATCCGCTGA
- a CDS encoding beta-phosphoglucomutase family hydrolase, whose translation MRLGLPDSIRACLFDLDGVLTQTAKVHAAAWKTMFDDYLRERDGPGFRPFDKVADYDEYVDGKPRDDGTRSFLASRGIEPSGDEIHRLGLRKNELVLRMIHERGVQAYDGSVRYLRAATEAGLPCAVVSSSTNCKDVLAAAGIEHFFAVRVDGNVAHERGLSGKPAPDTFLAGAADLRVEPAEAVVYEDALAGVAAGRAGHFGFVVGVDRVGQAEQLRAHGADTVVEDLAELLEDDA comes from the coding sequence GTGCGACTCGGCCTCCCCGACTCCATCCGGGCCTGTCTGTTCGATCTGGACGGGGTCCTGACCCAGACGGCCAAGGTCCATGCCGCCGCCTGGAAGACCATGTTCGACGACTACCTGCGCGAGCGCGACGGACCCGGTTTCCGGCCGTTCGACAAGGTCGCCGACTACGACGAGTACGTCGACGGCAAGCCACGCGACGACGGCACGCGCTCGTTCCTGGCCTCGCGCGGCATCGAGCCGTCCGGCGACGAGATCCACCGGCTCGGCCTGCGCAAGAACGAGCTGGTGCTGCGGATGATCCACGAGCGGGGCGTGCAGGCGTACGACGGCTCCGTGCGCTATCTGCGCGCGGCGACCGAGGCCGGCCTGCCGTGCGCGGTGGTGTCATCGAGTACGAACTGCAAGGACGTGCTGGCCGCGGCCGGCATCGAGCACTTCTTCGCCGTACGCGTCGACGGCAACGTCGCGCACGAGCGGGGCCTGTCCGGCAAGCCGGCGCCGGACACGTTCCTGGCCGGTGCCGCCGACCTGCGCGTCGAGCCGGCGGAGGCGGTCGTGTACGAGGACGCGCTGGCCGGCGTGGCGGCCGGTCGAGCCGGCCACTTCGGCTTCGTGGTCGGCGTCGACCGGGTCGGCCAGGCCGAGCAGTTGCGCGCACACGGCGCCGACACGGTGGTCGAGGATCTCGCCGAGCTGCTGGAGGACGACGCGTGA